In Streptomyces chartreusis, the following proteins share a genomic window:
- a CDS encoding phage holin family protein yields the protein MWAVSTVTMLVLAGILPDFQLQSADDESTTRLAMTAALGAGAFGLLSALVWPLLVRLLLLVPALVLGLLVFFLNGSLLIVALRLVPSGDSEAAPETAVIVAAVMSAVASATGGALAVRDDDAYRRRLYRLADRRRRALPPGPSSPGTVFMQLDGVGHDLLLAAVGKGLMPTVARWLGEGAGAGRRPTHRLTAWRTDWSSQTGASQLGILHGSNHDVPAFRWYEKAAREVMVCNRPTSAAELQRRAIDRTGDGGLLTADGASRGNLFSGGADEQALVLSIATKRRDRRNRSRAGYFAYFSDPANAVRTALSFIAEVGREIGQATRARARKARPRVSRGGLYPFVRAFATVVERDVVVAAVMGDMFAGRTAVYADLVAYDEVAHHSGPFGRDVEKVLERLDRALALIEKAAEHAPRPYRLVVLSDHGQSPGETFRARYGLGLGDLVRAGCGLPVPRRARRTHSGAEARAAVRAALRRPVEEGGEQHRPSRRRSEPIVLASGNLGLVSFPDVPHRMTKEEIDARHPALLTTLANHPGIGFLLVRSERHGGVVLGAYGAEIPLDRLDDDPGPLEVFGPGAADAVRRTHSFPSTADIMVNSAYDPADGEVLAFEEQIGSHGGLGGAQGRPFLLSPVALSAPVDDGQDLVGAEQVHRVLRRWLREANGPQVPVEAEPQERAA from the coding sequence GTGTGGGCGGTCTCGACCGTCACCATGCTCGTGCTCGCCGGGATCCTGCCGGACTTCCAGCTCCAGTCGGCCGACGACGAGAGCACCACCCGGCTCGCCATGACCGCGGCCCTCGGCGCCGGTGCCTTCGGTCTGCTCTCCGCGCTCGTCTGGCCCCTGCTCGTACGGCTGCTGCTGCTCGTGCCCGCGCTCGTGCTCGGCCTGCTGGTGTTCTTCCTGAACGGCTCGCTGCTCATCGTCGCCCTGCGCCTGGTGCCCTCCGGCGACAGTGAGGCCGCCCCAGAGACCGCCGTCATCGTGGCCGCCGTGATGTCCGCCGTCGCCTCCGCCACCGGCGGTGCCCTGGCCGTTCGTGACGACGACGCCTACCGGCGCCGGCTGTACCGACTCGCCGACCGGCGGCGCCGGGCCCTGCCGCCCGGCCCCTCCAGCCCCGGCACGGTCTTCATGCAGCTCGACGGCGTCGGCCACGACCTCCTGCTCGCCGCCGTGGGCAAGGGCCTGATGCCCACCGTCGCCCGCTGGCTCGGGGAGGGAGCCGGTGCGGGCCGGCGCCCCACCCACCGGCTCACCGCCTGGCGCACCGACTGGTCCAGCCAGACCGGCGCAAGCCAGCTCGGCATCCTGCACGGCAGCAACCACGACGTCCCGGCCTTCCGCTGGTACGAGAAGGCGGCCCGCGAGGTGATGGTCTGCAACCGTCCCACCAGCGCCGCCGAGCTCCAGCGCCGCGCCATCGACCGCACCGGCGACGGCGGACTGCTCACCGCCGACGGCGCCAGCCGCGGCAACCTCTTCAGCGGCGGCGCCGACGAGCAGGCCCTGGTGCTGTCCATCGCCACCAAGCGGCGCGACCGCCGCAACCGCTCCCGCGCGGGCTACTTCGCCTACTTCTCCGACCCGGCCAACGCCGTGCGCACCGCCCTGTCCTTCATCGCCGAGGTCGGCCGGGAGATCGGCCAGGCGACCCGGGCCCGCGCACGCAAGGCCAGGCCGAGGGTCTCCCGCGGCGGTCTCTACCCGTTCGTGCGGGCCTTCGCGACCGTCGTCGAACGGGACGTCGTCGTCGCCGCGGTCATGGGCGACATGTTCGCCGGCCGCACCGCCGTCTACGCCGACCTCGTGGCGTACGACGAGGTCGCGCACCACTCCGGGCCGTTCGGCCGCGACGTCGAGAAGGTCCTCGAACGCCTCGACCGGGCGCTGGCGTTGATCGAGAAGGCCGCCGAGCACGCGCCGCGGCCGTACCGGCTCGTGGTGCTGTCGGACCACGGCCAGAGCCCCGGCGAGACCTTCCGCGCCCGCTACGGCCTCGGCCTCGGCGACCTGGTGCGGGCCGGCTGCGGGCTGCCCGTGCCGCGCAGGGCACGGCGCACCCACAGCGGCGCCGAGGCCCGCGCGGCCGTGCGCGCCGCGCTGCGCCGCCCCGTCGAGGAGGGCGGCGAGCAGCACCGCCCCTCGCGCCGCCGCTCCGAGCCGATCGTGCTGGCCTCGGGCAATCTCGGCCTGGTGTCCTTCCCGGACGTGCCGCACCGGATGACCAAGGAGGAGATCGACGCCCGCCACCCGGCGCTGCTCACCACCCTCGCCAACCACCCCGGCATCGGCTTCCTGCTGGTGCGCAGCGAGCGGCACGGCGGGGTCGTGCTCGGCGCGTACGGCGCCGAGATCCCCCTGGACCGGCTGGACGACGATCCGGGCCCGCTGGAGGTCTTCGGACCGGGCGCCGCCGACGCCGTACGCCGCACGCACTCCTTCCCGAGCACCGCAGACATCATGGTCAACTCCGCCTACGACCCGGCCGACGGCGAGGTGCTCGCCTTCGAGGAGCAGATCGGCTCGCACGGCGGGCTCGGCGGCGCGCAGGGCAGGCCGTTCCTACTGTCTCCCGTCGCCCTGTCCGCGCCCGTGGACGACGGGCAGGACCTCGTCGGCGCCGAGCAGGTGCACCGGGTGCTGCGGCGCTGGCTGCGCGAGGCGAACGGGCCGCAGGTGCCGGTGGAGGCGGAACCGCAGGAGCGGGCCGCCTGA
- a CDS encoding MBL fold metallo-hydrolase yields the protein MPVEITWWGHATCTVEDSNVRILTDPLFARRLAHLRRRRGALPAPDSRRADVAVVSHLHADHLHVPSLAGLPEDTRLLVPRGAPGAVPGLRRLTHLRVTEMAPGDVTTVGGVAVRAVPARHDGRRLPVGRHRSPALGYVIEGQVRTYFAGDTGLFDDMAEEVGPVDVALLPVGGWGPYLGEGHLDAGRAAEALARLAPRSAVPVHYGTYWPIGMDAVRPHEFHAPGDEFARLAAERTPGVSVHRLAHGESVRLEVAR from the coding sequence GTGCCGGTGGAGATCACCTGGTGGGGTCACGCCACCTGCACGGTCGAGGACTCGAACGTGCGCATCCTCACCGACCCTCTGTTCGCACGCCGGCTCGCGCACCTGCGCCGACGCCGGGGTGCGCTCCCTGCGCCCGACTCCCGGCGCGCCGATGTCGCCGTCGTCTCCCACCTCCACGCCGACCACCTGCACGTTCCCTCACTCGCCGGGCTGCCCGAGGACACCCGCCTGCTCGTGCCCCGGGGTGCGCCGGGCGCGGTCCCGGGTCTGCGCCGGCTCACCCATCTACGGGTGACCGAGATGGCGCCCGGCGATGTGACGACGGTGGGCGGCGTGGCCGTACGGGCCGTTCCGGCGCGGCACGACGGGCGGCGGCTGCCCGTCGGACGGCACCGCTCCCCCGCCCTCGGCTATGTCATCGAGGGCCAGGTACGCACGTACTTCGCCGGGGACACCGGCCTGTTCGACGACATGGCGGAGGAGGTCGGGCCGGTCGACGTGGCGCTGCTGCCGGTGGGCGGCTGGGGGCCGTATCTCGGGGAGGGGCACCTGGACGCGGGGCGTGCTGCGGAGGCGCTGGCCCGGCTCGCGCCGCGCAGTGCGGTGCCGGTGCACTACGGCACCTACTGGCCGATCGGCATGGACGCCGTGCGCCCCCATGAATTCCATGCGCCCGGCGATGAGTTCGCGCGCCTCGCGGCGGAGCGCACGCCCGGCGTATCGGTGCACCGGCTCGCGCACGGCGAGAGTGTGCGCCTGGAGGTGGCCAGGTGA
- a CDS encoding aminotransferase class I/II-fold pyridoxal phosphate-dependent enzyme — MRRTDPEGHGPVRYGPPLPDDGLPVLPEIAAVLAAAAGRAESEPVGGGTALLEAACGYWGRRGLPTEPEQAVAGPGAPALLLGLTFALGGDVLVPRPCAAWWAPYARLLGRPVFHVATPAECGGVPDPYALLETVRRVRDEGGDPRLLVLSVADDPTATVAPPEVLHETVEAATGEGLHLVSDETWRDTVHAPHDTVLVSPAEMLPEQVTVVTDLAGAHLPPGWPAAVARFPAHNAGNGLHARVLDVLTALGARVAGPVALAAGYALAEPETVTARIGAAVRLHARVAAAAHAAAVGAGALSRPPQAGRHLYVDLGPLRAGLSSHGVGDAQDLEDFLAARLGMPAPGGHRFGDDLAALRVRLSTGALLAGTDEERAECIASPSPLELPHVQRALIHMRSVFDDLRDEAQRREPPR, encoded by the coding sequence ATGCGCCGGACGGACCCCGAAGGCCACGGCCCCGTCCGTTACGGGCCGCCGCTCCCCGACGACGGACTGCCCGTACTGCCCGAGATCGCGGCCGTGCTCGCCGCCGCAGCGGGCCGCGCCGAGAGCGAGCCGGTCGGCGGTGGCACCGCCCTGCTGGAGGCCGCGTGCGGCTACTGGGGCCGGCGCGGACTGCCGACCGAGCCCGAGCAGGCGGTGGCCGGCCCCGGCGCCCCCGCCCTGCTGCTCGGCCTGACCTTCGCGCTCGGCGGCGACGTCCTCGTGCCGCGGCCCTGCGCGGCCTGGTGGGCGCCGTACGCACGTCTGTTGGGCCGGCCCGTCTTCCACGTGGCGACCCCGGCCGAGTGCGGCGGCGTCCCGGATCCGTACGCCCTTCTGGAGACCGTCCGCCGGGTCCGTGACGAGGGCGGTGACCCACGGCTGCTCGTGCTGTCCGTCGCCGACGACCCCACCGCCACCGTCGCCCCGCCCGAGGTGCTGCACGAGACCGTGGAGGCCGCCACCGGCGAGGGCCTGCACCTGGTGAGCGACGAGACCTGGCGCGACACCGTGCACGCGCCGCACGACACCGTGCTGGTCAGCCCCGCCGAGATGCTGCCCGAGCAGGTCACCGTCGTCACCGACCTGGCCGGCGCCCACCTCCCGCCGGGCTGGCCCGCCGCGGTCGCCCGGTTCCCCGCGCACAACGCCGGCAACGGCCTCCACGCGCGCGTGCTGGACGTGCTCACCGCACTCGGCGCCCGCGTCGCCGGCCCGGTCGCCCTCGCCGCCGGGTACGCGCTCGCCGAGCCGGAGACCGTCACCGCGCGGATCGGCGCCGCCGTACGGCTGCACGCGCGCGTGGCGGCCGCCGCGCACGCAGCCGCAGTGGGAGCCGGCGCCCTGTCCCGGCCCCCGCAGGCCGGCCGGCACCTGTACGTCGACCTCGGTCCCCTGCGCGCCGGGCTGTCCTCGCACGGCGTGGGCGACGCGCAGGACCTGGAGGACTTCCTCGCCGCGCGGCTCGGCATGCCCGCGCCGGGCGGGCACCGCTTCGGCGACGACCTCGCGGCGTTGCGCGTACGGCTGTCCACCGGCGCGCTGCTGGCGGGCACCGACGAGGAGCGCGCGGAATGCATCGCCTCCCCCTCGCCGTTGGAACTGCCACACGTGCAACGCGCGTTGATCCACATGAGGTCGGTCTTCGACGATCTCCGCGACGAAGCTCAGCGACGGGAGCCTCCTCGATGA
- a CDS encoding MBL fold metallo-hydrolase, translated as MTQQSESTTGRTATTTHKATAKHKTTASTTAQETGDPTGHPSPLATPIPPLAAPRPLGERRVWPRSFHDRLTAPLPGIKTLARFAREGAVRPGREGLADIPLLPFEPGPVPRVGADTVAVSWAGHASWVVQIGGLTVLTDPVWSRRILGTPARITPVGVAWSALPRVDAVVVSHNHYDHLDAPTLRRLPRDTPVFVPAGLAGWFRRRRFTQVTELDWWEAAELSGVRFDFVPAHHWSKRTLVDTCRSLWGGWVLTAPDGQRVYFAGDTGYGHWFTRIGERYPDIDLALLPIGAYDPRWWLSDVHCDPEEAVRAAQDLGARRMAPMHWATFVLSAEPVLEPLTRVRAAWEKAGLDREDLWDLPVGGSRVLKERTDRRPAPGRGELRA; from the coding sequence ATGACGCAGCAGTCCGAGTCGACCACCGGGCGAACGGCCACCACGACGCACAAGGCCACCGCGAAGCACAAGACCACCGCGAGCACGACCGCCCAGGAAACCGGCGATCCGACGGGCCACCCATCCCCCCTCGCGACCCCGATCCCTCCCCTCGCCGCCCCCCGCCCGCTGGGCGAACGCCGGGTGTGGCCCCGCTCCTTCCACGACCGGCTCACCGCCCCGCTGCCCGGCATCAAGACCCTCGCCCGCTTCGCCCGCGAGGGCGCCGTACGTCCGGGCCGCGAGGGCCTCGCCGACATCCCGCTCCTGCCCTTCGAGCCCGGCCCGGTGCCCCGCGTGGGCGCCGACACGGTCGCCGTCTCCTGGGCGGGGCACGCCAGTTGGGTCGTGCAGATCGGCGGGCTGACCGTGCTCACCGACCCGGTCTGGTCGCGCCGGATCCTCGGCACGCCGGCCCGGATCACCCCCGTCGGCGTCGCGTGGAGCGCCCTGCCGCGCGTGGACGCGGTCGTCGTCAGCCACAACCACTACGACCACCTGGACGCCCCCACCCTGCGCCGACTCCCGCGCGACACCCCCGTGTTCGTGCCGGCCGGCCTCGCGGGCTGGTTCCGGCGGCGGCGGTTCACGCAGGTCACCGAGCTGGACTGGTGGGAGGCGGCCGAACTGTCCGGCGTCCGCTTCGACTTCGTGCCGGCCCACCACTGGTCCAAGCGCACCCTCGTCGACACCTGCCGCAGCCTGTGGGGCGGCTGGGTGCTCACCGCGCCGGACGGACAGCGCGTGTACTTCGCCGGCGACACCGGCTACGGCCACTGGTTCACCCGCATCGGCGAGCGCTACCCGGACATCGACCTCGCCCTGCTCCCCATCGGCGCCTACGACCCCCGCTGGTGGCTCAGCGACGTCCACTGCGACCCGGAGGAGGCGGTACGGGCGGCTCAGGACCTGGGCGCGCGGCGGATGGCACCCATGCACTGGGCGACGTTCGTCCTGTCGGCGGAGCCGGTCCTGGAGCCGCTCACGAGGGTGCGGGCGGCATGGGAGAAGGCGGGCCTGGACCGGGAGGACCTGTGGGACCTGCCGGTAGGAGGATCACGCGTGCTGAAGGAGCGGACGGACCGGAGGCCCGCCCCGGGGCGCGGAGAACTGCGCGCCTAG
- a CDS encoding ATP-binding protein: MQAAVTVTPTRIPELLLGLATVRPVFIWGAPGIGKSSLVRDFAASLGLECVSLLGTQLAPEDLIGVPQIRDGRSVFCPPEAIARDEPYCLFLDELNAATPDVQKAFYSLILDRRIGNYELPKGSIVIGAGNRATDNALARPIASALVNRLTHVHLEASAKDWLTWAANNGIHPWILDHLTDRPDHLWSKPPKTEEPFSTPRSWHMLSDALHSFGRDLDEETLKVLAHGTLTPTHATAFCGYVKIVRSQYGIEAIIKGDAGWPHGMQDRDLLYYLAESFRGRLIKELPVSKDHMSAAARQTAYRAKSLLVQLAEISVEVAQSVIASDTDGNPVLPAWFLVEAARDMPRLVEARR, translated from the coding sequence TTGCAGGCTGCAGTCACCGTCACGCCCACCCGTATCCCCGAACTGCTCCTCGGCCTCGCCACCGTGCGGCCCGTGTTCATCTGGGGCGCCCCCGGCATCGGAAAGTCGTCCCTCGTCAGGGACTTCGCCGCGTCGCTCGGGCTGGAGTGCGTGAGTCTGCTCGGTACGCAGCTCGCGCCGGAGGACCTGATCGGCGTGCCGCAGATCCGCGACGGACGCTCGGTGTTCTGCCCGCCGGAGGCCATCGCCCGCGACGAGCCGTACTGCTTGTTCCTGGACGAGCTGAACGCGGCCACGCCCGATGTGCAGAAGGCGTTCTACTCGCTGATCCTGGACCGCCGTATCGGCAACTACGAACTGCCGAAGGGCTCCATCGTCATCGGCGCCGGCAACCGCGCCACCGACAACGCCCTCGCCCGGCCCATAGCGTCCGCGCTGGTCAACCGGCTCACCCACGTCCACCTGGAGGCGTCCGCCAAGGACTGGCTGACCTGGGCCGCGAACAACGGCATCCACCCGTGGATCCTGGACCACCTCACCGACCGCCCCGACCACCTGTGGTCCAAGCCGCCGAAGACCGAGGAGCCGTTCTCCACGCCCCGCTCCTGGCACATGCTCTCCGACGCGCTGCACTCCTTCGGCCGCGACCTCGACGAGGAGACCCTGAAGGTCCTGGCGCACGGCACGCTGACGCCGACGCACGCCACCGCGTTCTGCGGCTACGTCAAGATCGTGCGCAGCCAGTACGGCATCGAGGCGATCATCAAGGGCGACGCCGGCTGGCCGCACGGTATGCAGGACCGTGATCTGCTCTACTACCTCGCCGAGTCCTTCCGCGGCCGTCTGATCAAGGAACTGCCGGTCAGCAAGGACCACATGTCGGCGGCCGCCCGGCAGACCGCGTACCGCGCCAAGTCGCTGCTGGTGCAGCTCGCGGAGATCTCCGTCGAGGTCGCCCAGAGCGTCATCGCCTCCGACACCGACGGCAATCCCGTACTGCCGGCCTGGTTCCTGGTGGAGGCCGCGCGCGACATGCCCCGGCTGGTCGAGGCGCGGCGATGA
- a CDS encoding DedA family protein, protein MTVLAAATTTVTPESTQQAIGYPTLFLLVLIGALVPIVPTGALVSSAAVVAFHQTAPFSLALVFVTASTAAFLGDVTLYWLGRRGLGSKNGSRWLEAIRSRAPEERLAQAQEKLAEHGVAVLVLSRLVPAGRLPVMLACLLAEWTMRRFARGNLPACLAWAVTYQLIGILGGSLFSEPWEGVVAAVALTVLISVAPSLWRRVRSAK, encoded by the coding sequence GTGACGGTGCTGGCCGCCGCCACGACGACGGTGACGCCGGAGTCGACGCAGCAGGCGATCGGCTATCCCACCCTGTTCCTGCTGGTGCTGATCGGGGCGCTGGTGCCGATCGTGCCGACGGGGGCGCTGGTCAGTTCCGCGGCGGTGGTGGCGTTCCACCAGACGGCGCCGTTCTCGCTGGCGCTGGTGTTCGTGACGGCGTCCACGGCCGCGTTCCTGGGCGATGTGACGCTGTACTGGCTGGGCCGGCGCGGCCTCGGCTCGAAGAACGGTTCGCGCTGGCTGGAGGCGATCCGCTCCCGTGCGCCGGAGGAGCGGCTCGCACAGGCCCAGGAGAAGCTCGCCGAGCACGGGGTGGCGGTGCTGGTGCTGTCCCGGCTGGTACCGGCGGGCCGGCTGCCGGTGATGCTGGCCTGTCTGCTGGCGGAGTGGACGATGCGACGGTTCGCGCGGGGGAACCTGCCGGCCTGTCTGGCGTGGGCGGTGACGTACCAGCTGATCGGGATCCTCGGTGGTTCGCTGTTCAGCGAGCCGTGGGAGGGCGTGGTGGCGGCGGTCGCGCTGACCGTGCTGATCAGTGTGGCGCCGAGTCTGTGGCGGCGGGTTCGCTCCGCCAAGTGA
- a CDS encoding ANTAR domain-containing response regulator — translation MPARDRVGHWGDESAEAALPGRRLSALAEQAARCTADCCGASSTVAEAGADRPAAVTHPDLAGLVAVQLRSGDGPIPAALERGEPVDSADLLHDERWPEYRALALDSGVRSSVTLPFRRSGLTVTLSLYSFRPGALDDARHGPVHALGEFAASCLVRDRSYRAALTELDHLGAALRSRPVVDQACGIVMHVLGCDADAAFGVLRRISQGTNRKLADVAAGVVSRRGRGLERDLAALLN, via the coding sequence ATGCCCGCTCGCGACCGTGTGGGTCACTGGGGAGACGAGTCCGCCGAAGCCGCCCTTCCCGGGCGCAGATTGTCGGCCCTCGCCGAACAGGCCGCGCGCTGCACCGCCGACTGCTGCGGCGCCAGCAGTACGGTGGCCGAGGCGGGCGCCGACCGGCCCGCCGCCGTCACCCACCCCGACCTGGCCGGGCTCGTCGCCGTGCAGCTCCGCTCCGGGGACGGACCCATTCCGGCCGCCCTGGAACGCGGTGAGCCCGTCGACTCGGCCGACCTGCTGCACGACGAGCGCTGGCCCGAGTACCGCGCCCTGGCGCTCGACTCCGGCGTGCGCTCCAGCGTCACGCTGCCGTTCCGCCGGTCCGGCCTGACGGTGACGCTGAGCCTCTACAGCTTCCGTCCGGGCGCCCTGGACGACGCCCGGCACGGCCCCGTGCACGCGCTCGGGGAATTCGCCGCGAGCTGTCTCGTCCGCGACCGCTCCTACCGCGCCGCGCTCACCGAGCTGGACCACCTGGGCGCCGCCCTGCGCTCCCGTCCCGTAGTCGACCAGGCCTGCGGCATCGTCATGCACGTACTCGGCTGCGACGCCGACGCCGCGTTCGGCGTACTCCGCCGCATCTCACAGGGCACGAACCGCAAGCTGGCGGACGTCGCGGCCGGGGTGGTCAGCAGGCGCGGGCGGGGGCTCGAGCGGGATCTGGCGGCGTTGTTGAACTGA